Genomic DNA from Halobaculum sp. CBA1158:
GTCGTCGGTCATCTCAGATCGGGATGTTACCGTGCTTCTTGTCCGGAAGCGATTCGCGTTTCGAAGAGAGCATCTCCAGGTCGTCGATGAGCCGCGGACGCGTCTCCGTCGGTTCGATCACGGCGTCGAGAAAGCCCTTGTCCGCGGCGGTGTAGGGGTTCGCGAACTCCTCGCGGTACTCGTCGATCAGCTCCTCGCGCTTCGCCTCGGGGTCGTCGGCGTCGGCGAGTTCGTCGTCGTAGAGGATGTTCACGGCCCCCTGGGGGCCCATGACCGCGATCTCGGCGGTCGGCCACGCGTAGTTCACGTCGCCGCCGATGTGCTTGGAGGCCATCACGTCGTACGCGCCGCCGTACGCCTTGCGCGTGATCACCGTCAGGAGCGGGACGGTCGCCTCCGAGTAGGCGTACAGCAGCTTCGCGCCGTGGCGGATGATCCCGTTGTGCTCCTGATCGGTGCCGGGCATGAACCCGGGCACGTCGACGAAGGTGACGATCGGGAGGTTGAACGCGTCGCAGAAGCGGACGAACCGCGCGCCCTTCTCGGAGGCTTCGATGTCGAGCGTTCCGGCGTTGACGCGGGGCTGGTTCGCGACGACGCCGACCGAGCGGCCGTCGAGCCGGGCGAAGCCGGTGACGATGTTCTTCGCGAAGTCCGCGTGCGTCTCGAAGAAGGAGCCCTCGTCGACGACGCGGTCGACGACGTTCGTGATGTCGTACGGCTTGCGCGGCTCGTCGGGGACGATCGAGGTCAGCTCGTCGTCGCGCCGGTCGGGATCGTCCCACGGGTCCACCCTGGGCGGGTCCTCGACGTTGTTCTGCGGGAGGTACGACAGCAGGCGACGCATGTCGTCGAGCGCCTCCTCCTCGGACTCCTCCGCGAAGTGCGCGACGCCGGAGGTGGAGGCGTGCGTCTGTGCGCCGCCCAGTTCCTCGAAGCTCACCTCCTCGCCCGTGACGGTCTTGATGACCTCCGGGCCGGTGATGAACATGTGGCTGGACTCTTTCACCATGAAGGTGAAGTCCGTGATGGCGGGCGAGTA
This window encodes:
- a CDS encoding acyl-CoA carboxylase subunit beta; the encoded protein is MEDRIEELREKRAEARKGGGEDRIEAQHEKGKMTARERIDYFLDDDTFHEFDQFRTHDTHSFGMEEKQIPGDGVVTGYGEVNGRKTFVFAHDFTVFGGSLGEVFAEKVCKVMDKAMDVGAPVVGLNDSAGARIQEGVSSLAGYAEIFRRNTEASGVIPQLSGIMGPCAGGAVYSPAITDFTFMVKESSHMFITGPEVIKTVTGEEVSFEELGGAQTHASTSGVAHFAEESEEEALDDMRRLLSYLPQNNVEDPPRVDPWDDPDRRDDELTSIVPDEPRKPYDITNVVDRVVDEGSFFETHADFAKNIVTGFARLDGRSVGVVANQPRVNAGTLDIEASEKGARFVRFCDAFNLPIVTFVDVPGFMPGTDQEHNGIIRHGAKLLYAYSEATVPLLTVITRKAYGGAYDVMASKHIGGDVNYAWPTAEIAVMGPQGAVNILYDDELADADDPEAKREELIDEYREEFANPYTAADKGFLDAVIEPTETRPRLIDDLEMLSSKRESLPDKKHGNIPI